AAAGGGGGTGCCGATCAAAAAGATAAGATGGGCAGGATTGGCATCTAAAGCATCAAAATCGACCCCGGAGAGCGACCTTCCAAAAGATATAGTAAGACGTTTAACACCTTTACTTCTAGCGTGAGGCAGCGCAATGCCTTCACCTATCCCAGTCGAACCTAGTTTTTCCCGGGCATATATATCGCCCAAAAATGAATCTAAGTCCTCAATCTGACTACAGCCTTGCATCAGATCTACTATCTCTTTAATAGCTTCTCTTTTATCTTTAGACTCTACATCCAGCTTTATAAAATTTGAATCTAAGAGTTCGCTTATTTTCATCTCTTACTGCTTCCCTCCTCCCATAATTACAATCTGCACATTAACACAATATGTTAGTCCATATTAAATTCCTGTCAAGATTAAAAACAGTAAATTTAGACATTAAAATATTGAGGTGCATAATATACGCCTATGAAATTTGAAAAATTACTATATTTTATCACTTTGATTAAAACCAAGAGATAAATTGATTTTATTCAAAGATCTCATAAATTTAAACAGCTGAGGCGCTGCCTTTACTTTATGCTTTCCTATTTTAGAAATATCAAAATCTAAGCGAAAACTCTAAACTAAGGGCAAAATTTTCTTATAAAAAATAACTTGGCATTACTTTTAATCTTCACACTCTCTATGCTCACAACATCTTTCAGTTTCATCGCAATCAGATGGAAGACATTGTCTTCTTTGCAGCATCAGATTTTCAGGGCAATCACCCCCACTACATCTTATATCTTCCCAAGAGGTACATTCACACCCGCAACTGACATCTTGCACTGACCGTCTTTCTCTGTCACACCCTTCAGGAAAACATTCTCTAACCTGATAACGAATACCAACCTGCCAACTACAATCACCAGGTTCCCATTCAGTACAATAGTCACAAGTTTGGC
This genomic window from Candidatus Kaelpia aquatica contains:
- a CDS encoding PTS sugar transporter subunit IIA — translated: MKISELLDSNFIKLDVESKDKREAIKEIVDLMQGCSQIEDLDSFLGDIYAREKLGSTGIGEGIALPHARSKGVKRLTISFGRSLSGVDFDALDANPAHLIFLIGTPFDDVGNYLKTLAQLSRLLKKEYFRKKLLLAESKEEVLSIFKETEE